The following proteins come from a genomic window of Candidatus Blochmanniella vafra str. BVAF:
- the mraY gene encoding phospho-N-acetylmuramoyl-pentapeptide-transferase translates to MGLYKMLCLFMSNHHVIDTVFFKSFASFFSALVVALGIGSVVIIWLRHLCVFQTIRVECPDTHRLKRDTPTMGGIIMLISSIVSILMWADLSNLYVWYVLFIFIVYGLLGWIDDFLKIKRKNALGMRGLNKYFWQTLSAFLLSIVIFMMRIDCINTDLEGWYYLKDIVSKLDIWGVLLSYFVIVGTSNSTNLSDGLDGLAIVLIILITTGLIVIAWISSNVYFSNYLQILYIDRVQELIIICAAIIGTGLGFLWFNSYPAQIFMGDTGSLSFGGAIGVITVLLQQEYLLLVIGGIFVMESLSVILQVSYFKIFKKRIFKMTPIHHHFELQGCPEPKLVVRFWIISLVLLLLGLTIVIFKII, encoded by the coding sequence ATGGGGTTATATAAAATGCTGTGCTTATTTATGTCCAATCATCATGTTATAGATACTGTGTTTTTTAAAAGTTTTGCTAGTTTTTTTTCTGCTTTAGTTGTTGCATTAGGAATAGGATCTGTAGTTATTATTTGGTTGCGTCATTTATGTGTATTTCAAACCATACGTGTTGAATGTCCTGACACCCATCGATTAAAGCGCGATACTCCTACAATGGGAGGAATAATAATGTTAATATCGTCAATTGTTTCGATATTAATGTGGGCTGATTTATCTAATTTATACGTATGGTATGTGTTGTTCATATTTATAGTATATGGTTTATTAGGTTGGATTGATGATTTTTTAAAAATAAAACGAAAAAATGCTTTAGGCATGAGGGGGTTAAACAAATATTTTTGGCAAACATTAAGTGCTTTTTTATTGAGCATAGTCATATTTATGATGAGGATAGATTGTATAAATACTGATTTAGAAGGATGGTATTATTTAAAGGATATAGTATCTAAATTAGATATTTGGGGGGTTTTATTATCATATTTTGTGATCGTAGGTACGAGCAATTCTACTAATTTGTCTGATGGATTAGATGGGTTGGCGATTGTTCTTATAATACTCATAACAACTGGATTAATTGTAATTGCTTGGATTAGTAGCAATGTATATTTTTCTAATTATTTGCAAATATTATATATTGATCGTGTTCAAGAATTAATAATTATATGTGCTGCTATTATAGGAACAGGGCTTGGGTTTTTATGGTTTAATAGTTATCCAGCACAGATATTTATGGGAGATACAGGTTCTTTATCATTTGGAGGAGCAATTGGAGTAATAACTGTGTTATTACAACAAGAATATTTATTATTAGTAATAGGAGGTATATTTGTAATGGAATCATTATCTGTAATTTTACAGGTAAGTTATTTCAAGATTTTTAAAAAGAGAATATTTAAAATGACTCCTATTCATCATCATTTTGAGTTACAAGGGTGTCCAGAGCCAAAATTAGTTGTGAGGTTTTGGATTATATCATTGGTTTTGTTATTACTTGGCTTAACTATTGTGATATTTAAAATAATATAG